The following are encoded together in the Salvia hispanica cultivar TCC Black 2014 chromosome 6, UniMelb_Shisp_WGS_1.0, whole genome shotgun sequence genome:
- the LOC125191976 gene encoding centrosomal protein of 128 kDa-like isoform X2 gives MNRWLLVFNSWRENVMNCRKILNSCVCNKLDLPILEWQHVYIFRAGLEQEIENLKKQLATCIRQNQNLQEELSEAYRIKSQIADLHKAEVSKNVEAENQLRFFQDCVAAAFAERDNAIMEAEKAKEREELLPQELTNFQRRVEELTAELLEEKEQAANIRIDLEKHERQNEMFRQVIDKFYSIRQDSLNDSTDGSWEEKCLSLLNDSEDTWRFQNDEDASTSNYINSLEAEIETLRRRLDNLQNKLRVGLEIETHLKKKVRDLERKKIHSKEKNKKWISALSHHHSQFRNGIKSLLDEGYLELKSISDLVVEKIKQLETSRECDLRSSQLQEREFDVSECRDVHVSADSSPVAITEKSHPGLPIPSACETGDASEALALALHDKVSALLLMSQQEERHLLERDVNAALQKKIEELQRNLMQVTNEKVKALMELAQLKQELYNLQPKISQDKVQGINPVETAERRMVSEKDGKLKSLLKKTYLTRWVGGSDGSDILAHLHNEKPHQVDFARMKIENATLKESLDSMEHLLSSVRRLRISLLKVKESDAGKDEDMRCSEDLEQVIAEANLLKTALGSSLPVSWLAETERSLDEISGAARESGQEKVDLVSAAGFEMVELLIFAAQNLKECCGK, from the exons ATGAATCGATGGTTGCTCGTGTTCAACAGTTGGAGAGAG AACGTAATgaattgcagaaagatatTGAACAGTTGTGTATGCAACAAGCTGGACCTGCCTATATTGGAGTGGCAACACGTTTACATTTTCAGAG CTGGGTTGGAGCAGGAGATCGAGAACTTGAAAAAACAGTTGGCTACTTGCATAagacaaaatcaaaatcttcaAGAGGAGCTATCCGAAGCTTATCGCATTAAA aGCCAAATAGCCGATCTACATAAGGCTGAAGTGTCAAAG AATGTCGAAGCTGAGAATCAGCTTAGGTTTTTTCAAGATTGTGTAGCTGCTGCTTTTGCTGAGCGAGATAATGCAATAATGGAG GCTGAAAAGGctaaagagagagaggagctACTGCCGCAGGAGctgacaaattttcagagaaG GGTTGAAGAGCTGACTGCTGAACTTCTTGAAGAAAAGGAACAAGCAGCAAATATCCGTATTGATTTAGAAAAGCACGAAAGGCAGAATGAGATGTTCAGACAG GTGATTGATAAATTCTATAGCATCAGACAAGATTCCCTTAATGATTCCACTGATGGAAGTTGGGAAGAGAAATGTCTTTCTCTTCTGAATGATTCAGAGGATACATGGAGGTTCCAAAATGATGAGGATGCTTCAACCTCCAATTACATT AACTCTCTCGAAGCCGAGATTGAAACTCTGAGGAGACGTCTCGATAATTTACAAAACAAGCTTCGAGTG GGACTGGAAATTGAAACCCACTTGAAGAAGAAAGTCCGTGATTTGGAGAGGAAGAAA ATCCATTCAAAAGAGAAGAATAAAAAGTGGATTTCGGCATTATCTCATCACCATTCTCAGTTCAGAAACGGTATCAAAAGCTTACTTGATGAGGGATATTTGGAGCTAAAATCAATTAGCGATCTGGTAGTTGAGAAGATCAAGCAACTTGAAACGAGCAGAGAATGCGATTTGAGATCTTCTCAGCTACAAGAGAGAGAATTTGACGTGAGTGAATGCAGGGATGTCCATGTTAGTGCCGATTCTAGTCCAGTTGCAATCACTGAG AAAAGTCATCCGGGCTTGCCAATTCCAAGTGCTTGTGAAACTGGCGATGCATCTGAAGCCCTTGCTTTGGCATTGCACGATAAG GTGTCAGCATTATTACTTATGTCGCAGCAAGAAGAAAGACATCTATTAGAGAGGGATGTAAATGCAgctttgcaaaaaaaaatcgagGAACTGCAGAGAAACTTAATGCAG GTTACGAATGAAAAGGTGAAAGCTCTTATGGAGTTAGCACAGCTGAAGCAAGAATTATATAATCTACAACC AAAGATCAGTCAGGACAAAGTACAAGGAATCAATCCGGTGGAGACTGCAGAACGAAGAATGGTATCGGAGAAAGACGGGAAATTGAAAAGTCTGCTAAAGAAAACTTACTTAACACGTTGGGTCGGAGGCTCCGATGGAAGTGATATATTGGCACATCTACATAACGAAAAACCACATCAAGTGGATTTCGCAAG GATGAAGATTGAAAATGCCACTCTTAAGGAGAGCCTGGACAGTATGGAGCATCTACTTTCTTCTGTTCGAAGACTCCGTATTTCCCTATTGAAG GTGAAAGAGTCGGATGCAGGGAAAGATGAAGACATGAGGTGTTCCGAAGATTTGGAACAAGTTATTGCAGAAGCAAACCTTCTGAAGACAGCCCTTGGCAGCTCTCTCCCCGTTAGTTGGCTGGCTGAAACGGAACGATCATTGGATGAAATAAGTGGGGCCGCTCGGGAGTCTGGGCAAGAGAAAGTGGATCTTGTTTCTGCAGCTGGATTTGAGATGGTGGAGCTCTTGATATTTGCTGCTCAGAACCTCAAGGAGTGTTGTGGTAAGTGA
- the LOC125191976 gene encoding ribosome-binding protein 1-like isoform X1 has protein sequence MDQHPNYESMVARVQQLERERNELQKDIEQLCMQQAGPAYIGVATRLHFQRTAGLEQEIENLKKQLATCIRQNQNLQEELSEAYRIKSQIADLHKAEVSKNVEAENQLRFFQDCVAAAFAERDNAIMEAEKAKEREELLPQELTNFQRRVEELTAELLEEKEQAANIRIDLEKHERQNEMFRQVIDKFYSIRQDSLNDSTDGSWEEKCLSLLNDSEDTWRFQNDEDASTSNYINSLEAEIETLRRRLDNLQNKLRVGLEIETHLKKKVRDLERKKIHSKEKNKKWISALSHHHSQFRNGIKSLLDEGYLELKSISDLVVEKIKQLETSRECDLRSSQLQEREFDVSECRDVHVSADSSPVAITEKSHPGLPIPSACETGDASEALALALHDKVSALLLMSQQEERHLLERDVNAALQKKIEELQRNLMQVTNEKVKALMELAQLKQELYNLQPKISQDKVQGINPVETAERRMVSEKDGKLKSLLKKTYLTRWVGGSDGSDILAHLHNEKPHQVDFARMKIENATLKESLDSMEHLLSSVRRLRISLLKVKESDAGKDEDMRCSEDLEQVIAEANLLKTALGSSLPVSWLAETERSLDEISGAARESGQEKVDLVSAAGFEMVELLIFAAQNLKECCGK, from the exons ATGGATCAGCATCCCAATTATGAATCGATGGTTGCTCGTGTTCAACAGTTGGAGAGAG AACGTAATgaattgcagaaagatatTGAACAGTTGTGTATGCAACAAGCTGGACCTGCCTATATTGGAGTGGCAACACGTTTACATTTTCAGAG GACAGCTGGGTTGGAGCAGGAGATCGAGAACTTGAAAAAACAGTTGGCTACTTGCATAagacaaaatcaaaatcttcaAGAGGAGCTATCCGAAGCTTATCGCATTAAA aGCCAAATAGCCGATCTACATAAGGCTGAAGTGTCAAAG AATGTCGAAGCTGAGAATCAGCTTAGGTTTTTTCAAGATTGTGTAGCTGCTGCTTTTGCTGAGCGAGATAATGCAATAATGGAG GCTGAAAAGGctaaagagagagaggagctACTGCCGCAGGAGctgacaaattttcagagaaG GGTTGAAGAGCTGACTGCTGAACTTCTTGAAGAAAAGGAACAAGCAGCAAATATCCGTATTGATTTAGAAAAGCACGAAAGGCAGAATGAGATGTTCAGACAG GTGATTGATAAATTCTATAGCATCAGACAAGATTCCCTTAATGATTCCACTGATGGAAGTTGGGAAGAGAAATGTCTTTCTCTTCTGAATGATTCAGAGGATACATGGAGGTTCCAAAATGATGAGGATGCTTCAACCTCCAATTACATT AACTCTCTCGAAGCCGAGATTGAAACTCTGAGGAGACGTCTCGATAATTTACAAAACAAGCTTCGAGTG GGACTGGAAATTGAAACCCACTTGAAGAAGAAAGTCCGTGATTTGGAGAGGAAGAAA ATCCATTCAAAAGAGAAGAATAAAAAGTGGATTTCGGCATTATCTCATCACCATTCTCAGTTCAGAAACGGTATCAAAAGCTTACTTGATGAGGGATATTTGGAGCTAAAATCAATTAGCGATCTGGTAGTTGAGAAGATCAAGCAACTTGAAACGAGCAGAGAATGCGATTTGAGATCTTCTCAGCTACAAGAGAGAGAATTTGACGTGAGTGAATGCAGGGATGTCCATGTTAGTGCCGATTCTAGTCCAGTTGCAATCACTGAG AAAAGTCATCCGGGCTTGCCAATTCCAAGTGCTTGTGAAACTGGCGATGCATCTGAAGCCCTTGCTTTGGCATTGCACGATAAG GTGTCAGCATTATTACTTATGTCGCAGCAAGAAGAAAGACATCTATTAGAGAGGGATGTAAATGCAgctttgcaaaaaaaaatcgagGAACTGCAGAGAAACTTAATGCAG GTTACGAATGAAAAGGTGAAAGCTCTTATGGAGTTAGCACAGCTGAAGCAAGAATTATATAATCTACAACC AAAGATCAGTCAGGACAAAGTACAAGGAATCAATCCGGTGGAGACTGCAGAACGAAGAATGGTATCGGAGAAAGACGGGAAATTGAAAAGTCTGCTAAAGAAAACTTACTTAACACGTTGGGTCGGAGGCTCCGATGGAAGTGATATATTGGCACATCTACATAACGAAAAACCACATCAAGTGGATTTCGCAAG GATGAAGATTGAAAATGCCACTCTTAAGGAGAGCCTGGACAGTATGGAGCATCTACTTTCTTCTGTTCGAAGACTCCGTATTTCCCTATTGAAG GTGAAAGAGTCGGATGCAGGGAAAGATGAAGACATGAGGTGTTCCGAAGATTTGGAACAAGTTATTGCAGAAGCAAACCTTCTGAAGACAGCCCTTGGCAGCTCTCTCCCCGTTAGTTGGCTGGCTGAAACGGAACGATCATTGGATGAAATAAGTGGGGCCGCTCGGGAGTCTGGGCAAGAGAAAGTGGATCTTGTTTCTGCAGCTGGATTTGAGATGGTGGAGCTCTTGATATTTGCTGCTCAGAACCTCAAGGAGTGTTGTGGTAAGTGA
- the LOC125191976 gene encoding golgin subfamily A member 4-like isoform X3 — protein MVARVQQLERERNELQKDIEQLCMQQAGPAYIGVATRLHFQRTAGLEQEIENLKKQLATCIRQNQNLQEELSEAYRIKSQIADLHKAEVSKNVEAENQLRFFQDCVAAAFAERDNAIMEAEKAKEREELLPQELTNFQRRVEELTAELLEEKEQAANIRIDLEKHERQNEMFRQVIDKFYSIRQDSLNDSTDGSWEEKCLSLLNDSEDTWRFQNDEDASTSNYINSLEAEIETLRRRLDNLQNKLRVGLEIETHLKKKVRDLERKKIHSKEKNKKWISALSHHHSQFRNGIKSLLDEGYLELKSISDLVVEKIKQLETSRECDLRSSQLQEREFDVSECRDVHVSADSSPVAITEKSHPGLPIPSACETGDASEALALALHDKVSALLLMSQQEERHLLERDVNAALQKKIEELQRNLMQVTNEKVKALMELAQLKQELYNLQPKISQDKVQGINPVETAERRMVSEKDGKLKSLLKKTYLTRWVGGSDGSDILAHLHNEKPHQVDFARMKIENATLKESLDSMEHLLSSVRRLRISLLKVKESDAGKDEDMRCSEDLEQVIAEANLLKTALGSSLPVSWLAETERSLDEISGAARESGQEKVDLVSAAGFEMVELLIFAAQNLKECCGK, from the exons ATGGTTGCTCGTGTTCAACAGTTGGAGAGAG AACGTAATgaattgcagaaagatatTGAACAGTTGTGTATGCAACAAGCTGGACCTGCCTATATTGGAGTGGCAACACGTTTACATTTTCAGAG GACAGCTGGGTTGGAGCAGGAGATCGAGAACTTGAAAAAACAGTTGGCTACTTGCATAagacaaaatcaaaatcttcaAGAGGAGCTATCCGAAGCTTATCGCATTAAA aGCCAAATAGCCGATCTACATAAGGCTGAAGTGTCAAAG AATGTCGAAGCTGAGAATCAGCTTAGGTTTTTTCAAGATTGTGTAGCTGCTGCTTTTGCTGAGCGAGATAATGCAATAATGGAG GCTGAAAAGGctaaagagagagaggagctACTGCCGCAGGAGctgacaaattttcagagaaG GGTTGAAGAGCTGACTGCTGAACTTCTTGAAGAAAAGGAACAAGCAGCAAATATCCGTATTGATTTAGAAAAGCACGAAAGGCAGAATGAGATGTTCAGACAG GTGATTGATAAATTCTATAGCATCAGACAAGATTCCCTTAATGATTCCACTGATGGAAGTTGGGAAGAGAAATGTCTTTCTCTTCTGAATGATTCAGAGGATACATGGAGGTTCCAAAATGATGAGGATGCTTCAACCTCCAATTACATT AACTCTCTCGAAGCCGAGATTGAAACTCTGAGGAGACGTCTCGATAATTTACAAAACAAGCTTCGAGTG GGACTGGAAATTGAAACCCACTTGAAGAAGAAAGTCCGTGATTTGGAGAGGAAGAAA ATCCATTCAAAAGAGAAGAATAAAAAGTGGATTTCGGCATTATCTCATCACCATTCTCAGTTCAGAAACGGTATCAAAAGCTTACTTGATGAGGGATATTTGGAGCTAAAATCAATTAGCGATCTGGTAGTTGAGAAGATCAAGCAACTTGAAACGAGCAGAGAATGCGATTTGAGATCTTCTCAGCTACAAGAGAGAGAATTTGACGTGAGTGAATGCAGGGATGTCCATGTTAGTGCCGATTCTAGTCCAGTTGCAATCACTGAG AAAAGTCATCCGGGCTTGCCAATTCCAAGTGCTTGTGAAACTGGCGATGCATCTGAAGCCCTTGCTTTGGCATTGCACGATAAG GTGTCAGCATTATTACTTATGTCGCAGCAAGAAGAAAGACATCTATTAGAGAGGGATGTAAATGCAgctttgcaaaaaaaaatcgagGAACTGCAGAGAAACTTAATGCAG GTTACGAATGAAAAGGTGAAAGCTCTTATGGAGTTAGCACAGCTGAAGCAAGAATTATATAATCTACAACC AAAGATCAGTCAGGACAAAGTACAAGGAATCAATCCGGTGGAGACTGCAGAACGAAGAATGGTATCGGAGAAAGACGGGAAATTGAAAAGTCTGCTAAAGAAAACTTACTTAACACGTTGGGTCGGAGGCTCCGATGGAAGTGATATATTGGCACATCTACATAACGAAAAACCACATCAAGTGGATTTCGCAAG GATGAAGATTGAAAATGCCACTCTTAAGGAGAGCCTGGACAGTATGGAGCATCTACTTTCTTCTGTTCGAAGACTCCGTATTTCCCTATTGAAG GTGAAAGAGTCGGATGCAGGGAAAGATGAAGACATGAGGTGTTCCGAAGATTTGGAACAAGTTATTGCAGAAGCAAACCTTCTGAAGACAGCCCTTGGCAGCTCTCTCCCCGTTAGTTGGCTGGCTGAAACGGAACGATCATTGGATGAAATAAGTGGGGCCGCTCGGGAGTCTGGGCAAGAGAAAGTGGATCTTGTTTCTGCAGCTGGATTTGAGATGGTGGAGCTCTTGATATTTGCTGCTCAGAACCTCAAGGAGTGTTGTGGTAAGTGA
- the LOC125194793 gene encoding xyloglucan galactosyltransferase XLT2-like yields MLKISNISLHHCAWLTLMILLQLLITLFLNGSLHSLFLHSESTAAACKLGRIYVYDLPPILNKDLLHNYHAGLGPPAAGLDAAVPLNLAAAWHWTDMYAAEVIYHDRINNYRCTTSDPAQAAAFYIPFYAGLAVRNYLFSNSTAKDRDHHAAAMLNWVKNQPAWRNSNGSDHFLMLGRLTWAFRRLTDDDTEWGSSLLYMPLMKNVLRLTVERFRWDELEFSVPYPTAFHPRSESDIRQWQAWIRARKRPTLFTFVGATREKIRNDFRSVLMEYCTKKETTSCRVVDCWKTPCSDGAPAILEAFLGSDFCLQPKGDGLTRRSAFDCMLAGSIPVYFWRGSFEYQYEWHLPKNASEYSIFIDNDIVRNDTSIIKRTLEKYSKEEVKRMRETIIEFLPKLLYSKSNANLGGIEDAFDIAMDGVLKRFEQQRRLMDASKENKQD; encoded by the coding sequence ATGTTGAAAATATCCAACATCTCCCTCCACCACTGTGCATGGCTCACCCTCATGATCCTCCTTCAGCTTCTCATCACCCTCTTCCTCAACGGCTCCTTGCATTCCCTCTTTCTCCACTCGGAatccaccgccgccgcctgcAAACTCGGCCGGATTTACGTCTACGACCTCCCCCCAATCCTCAACAAAGACCTCCTCCACAACTACCACGCCGGCCTCGGCCCCCCCGCCGCCGGCCTCGACGCAGCCGTCCCTCTCAACCTCGCCGCCGCCTGGCACTGGACCGACATGTACGCCGCCGAAGTCATCTACCACGACCGCATCAACAACTACCGCTGCACCACCTCCGACCCCGCCCAAGCCGCCGCCTTCTACATCCCCTTCTACGCCGGCCTCGCCGTCCGGAACTACCTCTTCTCCAACTCCACCGCCAAGGACCGCGACCACCACGCCGCCGCCATGCTCAATTGGGTCAAAAACCAACCCGCTTGGCGCAACTCAAACGGGTCGGATCATTTCCTCATGCTCGGGCGCCTCACGTGGGCTTTCCGCCGCCTCACCGACGACGACACCGAGTGGGGCTCGAGCCTCCTCTACATGCCGCTGATGAAGAACGTCCTCCGCCTCACCGTCGAGAGATTCCGGTGGGACGAGCTCGAGTTCAGCGTGCCCTACCCGACCGCATTCCACCCGAGATCCGAATCCGATATCCGCCAGTGGCAGGCCTGGATCCGGGCCAGGAAAAGGCCCACTCTCTTTACATTTGTCGGGGCGACCCGGGAAAAGATCCGGAACGACTTCCGGAGCGTCCTCATGGAGTATTGTACTAAGAAAGAAACGACGTCGTGTCGCGTCGTGGATTGCTGGAAGACGCCTTGCTCTGATGGAGCTCCGGCTATACTCGAGGCGTTTCTCGGGTCGGATTTTTGCTTACAACCAAAAGGAGACGGATTGACCCGGAGATCCGCCTTCGATTGCATGTTGGCCGGTTCGATCCCGGTTTATTTTTGGAGGGGGAGCTTTGAGTATCAATATGAGTGGCATTTGCCTAAAAATGCCTCTGAATACTCAATATTCATCGATAATGATATTGTGAGAAATGATACGTCCATTATTAAACGAACCTTAGAGAAATATAGCAAGGAGGAGGTGAAGAGGATGAGAGAAACTATCATTGAATTTTTGCCAAAATTGTTGTATTCCAAGTCCAATGCCAATCTAGGTGGAATTGAAGATGCTTTCGACATTGCCATGGATGGAGTCTTGAAAAGGTTTGAGCAACAAAGAAGATTAATGGATGCCtccaaagaaaacaaacaagattaa